A window of Brachybacterium fresconis contains these coding sequences:
- a CDS encoding extracellular solute-binding protein codes for MRNRPPRSVPHRPGAGSGISRRRLLGAGALAATALPLAGCSTPLAAGLLGTQLDPSTLIYWNLFGGGDGVRMQDMQQGYRDLYGPDSLQATTLTWGNPYYSKLTLATVGNQPPDVAVAHLTRAKPLWSGGLLDPITEEDLAGVGLSTADFNEQAWTTQRTDDQNIAIPLDTHPFTLFYNKDVCEEAGLLDGDGLLVDLDGLDTFEAALAAISEVTGGTAMTVANVSETATPWRFFWTLYNQFESATPFLSDDGATISVDEPTFLEVMGKVQDWVGQGWLNRGLDYATSQTAMFTGKAGFYLQGEWEISTAQSIEGLNFGMVSIPQIFERSAVQADSHTFILPHKDRSPQQRRQAMEFIKVMLDQSMTWAEGGHIPAYLPTAESEEYLALEPQRYYADSADFAVYDDPAWYGGSGSTFEDTVGAQLGLVQQGVLSPEQALAAIRDQLAIYTSTPSPL; via the coding sequence ATGAGGAATCGTCCACCCCGCTCAGTCCCGCACCGACCCGGAGCCGGCTCGGGGATCAGTCGACGCCGACTGCTGGGAGCCGGAGCCCTCGCCGCCACGGCCCTGCCGCTGGCCGGCTGCTCCACCCCGCTGGCCGCCGGCCTGCTGGGCACCCAGCTGGACCCCTCGACGCTGATCTACTGGAACCTGTTCGGCGGTGGCGACGGCGTGCGCATGCAGGACATGCAGCAGGGCTACCGCGACCTCTACGGGCCCGACTCCCTCCAGGCCACCACGCTCACCTGGGGCAACCCCTACTACTCGAAGCTGACCCTGGCGACCGTCGGCAACCAGCCGCCGGACGTCGCGGTCGCTCACCTCACGCGTGCCAAGCCGTTGTGGAGCGGCGGACTCCTGGACCCGATCACCGAGGAGGACCTCGCCGGCGTCGGCCTGTCGACCGCGGACTTCAACGAGCAGGCCTGGACCACACAGCGCACCGACGACCAGAACATCGCGATCCCCCTGGACACCCACCCGTTCACGCTCTTCTACAACAAGGACGTGTGCGAGGAGGCGGGGCTGCTGGACGGCGACGGACTGCTGGTGGACCTCGACGGCCTCGACACCTTCGAGGCGGCCCTGGCCGCGATCAGCGAGGTCACCGGTGGCACCGCGATGACGGTGGCGAACGTGTCCGAGACCGCCACGCCCTGGCGGTTCTTCTGGACGCTGTACAACCAGTTCGAGTCCGCGACCCCGTTCCTGTCCGACGACGGCGCCACCATCAGCGTCGACGAGCCCACCTTCCTCGAGGTGATGGGGAAGGTCCAGGACTGGGTCGGTCAGGGATGGCTCAACCGGGGCCTGGACTACGCGACCTCCCAGACCGCGATGTTCACCGGGAAGGCCGGGTTCTACCTGCAGGGCGAGTGGGAGATCTCCACCGCGCAGTCGATCGAGGGGCTGAACTTCGGGATGGTGTCGATCCCGCAGATCTTCGAGCGGTCCGCCGTCCAGGCGGACTCCCACACCTTCATCCTCCCGCACAAGGACCGCTCCCCGCAGCAGCGCCGGCAGGCGATGGAGTTCATCAAGGTCATGCTCGACCAGAGCATGACCTGGGCCGAGGGCGGTCACATCCCCGCCTACCTGCCGACGGCCGAGAGCGAGGAGTACCTCGCCCTCGAACCGCAGCGCTACTACGCCGACTCCGCGGACTTCGCCGTCTACGACGATCCGGCCTGGTACGGCGGGTCCGGCTCGACCTTCGAGGACACCGTCGGCGCTCAGCTGGGTCTGGTCCAGCAGGGTGTGCTCAGCCCCGAGCAGGCCTTGGCGGCCATCCGCGACCAGCTCGCGATCTACACCTCGACGCCCAGCCCGCTCTGA
- the mmsB gene encoding multiple monosaccharide ABC transporter permease — MAGTSDIKELLTRNLRQSGIYIAFVFIVVLFTILTGGALLSPGNLTNLVLQYSYILILAIGMVLIIVAGHIDLSVGSVVALTGGVAAVVVISWGMPWWVGVLAALGTGVLVGLWQGFWVAYVGIPAFIVTLAGMLIFRGMTLQVLGSVSLSPFPPQYQYISGGFLNGLLGGRGFDAFTLFLAAALVVVFAIQQYRGRLAKLKYKQPVEALFLFWLKNAAVAVVVMAFAWQLAHSRGLPVVLILLAALILIYGFISQRTIFGRHIYAMGGNLQAAQLSGVKTRRVNMWLFVNMGLLSAVAGIVYSARSNSAQPGAGNMFELDAIAAAFIGGAAVTGGIGKVHGAIIGGLIMAVMSNGMSIMGIDQSTQSVVRGVVLLVAVAFDVWNKKRSTSGS; from the coding sequence ATGGCCGGAACTTCTGACATCAAAGAGCTGCTGACGCGAAACCTGCGCCAGAGCGGCATCTACATCGCTTTCGTGTTCATCGTCGTGCTGTTCACGATCCTCACGGGCGGTGCGCTGCTGAGCCCGGGAAACCTCACCAACCTGGTGCTGCAGTACTCCTACATCCTGATCCTCGCGATCGGCATGGTGCTGATCATCGTGGCCGGGCACATCGACCTGTCGGTGGGCTCGGTGGTCGCGCTGACCGGCGGCGTCGCCGCGGTCGTGGTGATCAGCTGGGGGATGCCCTGGTGGGTCGGCGTGCTGGCGGCACTCGGCACCGGCGTGCTGGTGGGGCTGTGGCAGGGCTTCTGGGTCGCCTACGTCGGCATCCCCGCCTTCATCGTCACCCTCGCGGGCATGCTCATCTTCCGCGGCATGACCCTGCAGGTGCTGGGGAGCGTCTCGCTCTCCCCGTTCCCGCCCCAGTACCAGTACATCTCCGGCGGTTTCCTCAACGGCCTGCTGGGCGGGAGAGGGTTCGACGCTTTCACCCTGTTCCTGGCTGCGGCCCTGGTGGTCGTCTTCGCGATCCAGCAGTACCGCGGCCGGCTCGCGAAGCTGAAGTACAAGCAGCCGGTCGAAGCCCTGTTCCTGTTCTGGCTGAAGAACGCCGCCGTGGCCGTGGTGGTCATGGCCTTCGCCTGGCAGCTCGCGCACTCCCGCGGCCTGCCGGTGGTGCTGATCCTGCTGGCCGCGCTGATCCTCATCTACGGGTTCATCAGCCAGCGCACGATCTTCGGTCGGCACATCTACGCGATGGGCGGCAACCTCCAGGCCGCGCAGCTGTCCGGCGTCAAGACGCGCCGGGTGAACATGTGGCTGTTCGTGAACATGGGCCTGCTCTCCGCGGTCGCGGGCATCGTCTACTCGGCACGGTCCAACAGTGCCCAGCCGGGTGCCGGCAACATGTTCGAGCTCGACGCCATCGCCGCCGCCTTCATCGGCGGTGCGGCGGTGACCGGCGGCATCGGCAAGGTGCACGGCGCGATCATCGGCGGTCTGATCATGGCCGTGATGTCCAACGGCATGTCGATCATGGGCATCGACCAGTCCACGCAGTCGGTGGTGCGCGGTGTCGTGCTGCTGGTGGCCGTGGCCTTCGATGTCTGGAACAAGAAGCGCTCGACGTCCGGAAGCTGA